The following proteins are co-located in the Dyadobacter chenwenxiniae genome:
- a CDS encoding SPW repeat domain-containing protein: protein MNVISTKLHSRIDYTTSILFIAMPWILGFNDVLPATWTLIAVGCMSILMSLFMDYEGGMVRSLPMAAHLNIDIATGLFLAASPWILGFADEVYLPHLLLGLFEVAAGLMTRRVAQSDEADTLEHSQQP from the coding sequence ATGAATGTTATCAGCACAAAGCTTCACAGCAGAATAGATTACACCACCAGTATCCTGTTTATCGCGATGCCCTGGATACTTGGCTTCAATGACGTTTTGCCCGCAACCTGGACTTTGATTGCGGTCGGTTGTATGTCTATTCTCATGTCACTTTTCATGGACTATGAAGGCGGTATGGTTCGCAGTTTACCTATGGCGGCGCACCTGAACATTGACATTGCCACCGGCTTATTTCTCGCTGCATCTCCCTGGATCCTGGGTTTTGCCGATGAAGTTTATCTGCCGCATTTGTTGCTTGGCCTCTTTGAAGTCGCGGCCGGGCTCATGACAAGGCGCGTTGCGCAAAGCGATGAAGCAGATACATTGGAACACAGCCAGCAGCCTTAG
- a CDS encoding ABC transporter permease gives MKIHRKVLLLEIKNFLLGKTVLIGAISLLLFGLYSFYHGNQVISQQQQTITTVQSVQRHHLQEIVEHGTGKAVGTTAYYPFFYTTNPASPWAKFSIGQRDVNPFTLKVKMLAIEGQLYDSELTNPLTLLVGNLDASFVFIFLFPLLIIAFTYNVLSEEQESGVWKIVRTTGNNMGAAIAGKLLVRLAIILAVTLLVFAAAIISLRLPLSMPTFELLTVVILYMLFWFTVSLLVIALGRSSSFNATTLVCIWIFLAILFPGIANITVNNSIRVPEAAETAIRQREGYHAKWDEPKKPTMEKFYAVYPQYRKYPIPDDKYSPGWYYAMQFSGDLESANSSKKLFDKLMQRQTLSEQIAGFNPVIAAQQSLNKIANTDLTSHIRYLQSVKAHHRQVREYFYPFIFEETPTESIDWGGYPAYHPNQYVDEPIFRGVMAILIWVIGSLGAALMLFNRNFIKIKDIQNA, from the coding sequence ATGAAAATCCATCGGAAAGTTCTGTTGCTGGAAATCAAAAACTTCCTGCTGGGAAAAACGGTGCTGATCGGGGCAATCAGCCTGCTGCTTTTTGGTTTGTACAGCTTTTATCACGGCAACCAGGTAATTAGTCAGCAGCAGCAGACGATTACAACGGTGCAAAGTGTGCAAAGACATCATTTGCAAGAGATTGTGGAGCATGGAACAGGAAAAGCGGTCGGCACGACAGCCTACTATCCCTTCTTTTATACGACCAACCCGGCTTCTCCCTGGGCGAAATTTTCAATCGGGCAACGCGATGTAAATCCCTTCACATTGAAAGTCAAAATGCTGGCGATTGAAGGGCAGCTTTATGATTCCGAGTTAACCAATCCGCTTACCTTACTGGTTGGAAACCTAGACGCTTCTTTTGTATTTATATTTCTTTTCCCGCTGCTGATCATTGCGTTTACCTATAACGTGCTTTCGGAAGAACAGGAAAGCGGCGTCTGGAAAATAGTCCGAACTACGGGCAATAACATGGGTGCGGCCATTGCTGGCAAGCTGCTGGTTCGTTTGGCGATTATTTTAGCAGTCACCCTACTTGTATTTGCTGCCGCAATCATCTCTTTGCGCCTCCCCCTTTCGATGCCCACCTTCGAGCTGCTGACCGTAGTAATCCTCTACATGCTCTTCTGGTTCACAGTCTCGCTACTGGTTATTGCTTTGGGCAGAAGCTCTTCATTCAATGCGACTACATTGGTCTGCATCTGGATTTTCCTGGCGATCCTGTTTCCCGGCATCGCAAATATTACCGTGAACAACAGCATACGTGTGCCCGAAGCGGCTGAAACGGCGATCCGCCAGAGGGAAGGATACCATGCCAAATGGGACGAGCCCAAGAAGCCGACGATGGAAAAGTTCTACGCGGTTTATCCTCAGTATCGCAAATACCCTATCCCCGACGACAAATATTCTCCTGGCTGGTATTATGCCATGCAATTTTCGGGTGATCTGGAATCGGCTAACTCCTCCAAAAAGCTTTTTGATAAATTAATGCAAAGACAGACGCTATCCGAACAAATTGCGGGCTTCAACCCTGTCATTGCCGCGCAGCAGTCATTAAACAAGATTGCTAACACAGACCTTACCAGCCACATCCGCTATCTGCAATCGGTGAAGGCCCACCACCGGCAGGTCCGCGAGTACTTCTACCCTTTCATTTTTGAAGAAACCCCTACCGAAAGCATTGACTGGGGTGGTTACCCGGCTTATCATCCTAATCAATATGTGGATGAACCCATTTTCCGCGGCGTAATGGCGATCCTCATCTGGGTGATCGGCTCGCTTGGAGCTGCGCTGATGTTATTCAACAGAAATTTTATTAAAATCAAAGACATTCAAAATGCTTGA
- a CDS encoding ABC transporter ATP-binding protein: MLEAINLTKRYGIQTAVNNLNLSIQPGEIFALLGQNGAGKTTTINLFLGFIAPTEGNALINGISVAENPQEIKKYLAYIPETVMLYPNLTGIENLEYFSSLAGFDYSKKELGELLATAGLQSKAFDQRLAGYSKGMRQKVGIAIAVAKKAKVLLLDEPTSGLDPKASNEFSRIIKTLAANGTAILMATHDIFRAKEVASRIGIMKEGNLQSEIDAASISANELESLYLKTV, translated from the coding sequence ATGCTTGAAGCTATAAACCTTACCAAACGCTACGGCATTCAAACTGCCGTAAACAATCTGAATTTAAGCATTCAGCCCGGTGAAATCTTTGCGCTGCTCGGTCAGAACGGGGCTGGGAAAACCACGACTATCAATCTGTTTCTGGGTTTCATAGCGCCTACCGAAGGCAATGCACTAATTAATGGTATATCAGTAGCCGAAAACCCACAAGAGATTAAAAAGTATCTCGCCTACATTCCGGAAACGGTAATGCTTTATCCAAACCTGACCGGCATTGAAAACCTGGAATATTTTTCTTCGCTGGCGGGTTTTGATTATTCAAAAAAAGAGCTGGGTGAATTGCTCGCAACTGCCGGCCTGCAATCGAAAGCATTTGATCAAAGATTGGCAGGATACTCGAAAGGAATGCGGCAAAAAGTAGGCATTGCCATCGCTGTTGCAAAGAAAGCGAAAGTGCTGCTGCTGGATGAGCCAACCAGCGGACTTGATCCGAAAGCATCCAATGAATTTTCCCGGATTATAAAGACCCTTGCTGCAAATGGCACGGCGATCTTAATGGCAACCCACGACATTTTCCGGGCCAAAGAAGTCGCAAGCCGAATCGGGATCATGAAAGAAGGCAACCTGCAATCTGAGATTGACGCAGCCTCCATCTCAGCGAACGAGCTTGAAAGCCTTTACCTGAAAACGGTTTAG
- a CDS encoding DUF748 domain-containing protein has translation MPTSKRKKVTWIIAGVLLLMIAVRIALPYIVLHYANKSLAEMKGYYGHIQDVDLAVLRGAYRVDSIYLNKADTVSGKQTPFFAASVIDLSIEWKALLKGSIAGNVRVEKPLLVFTKDKVEPKQIARDSADFKKILNDFMPLSINRCEIRNGTVRYKDPSTAPKVDIHMDSLHLLAQNLRNSYDSSALLPASVDASARIYEGTLTMNAKLNPLADQPTFDMSAELKNTNLVKLNEFFQAYAKIDVNKGRFGLYTEVAAKNNRFAGYVKPLIKDLDVLGKEDRKDNVFRKLWEAAAGGVGQLLRNQPKDQVATKIPFEGKLDDPETNIWYALSHILQNAFIHAIQPSIDSEISIASVDDPKKEKKTFLQKIFSGDKKEKKEKKEKK, from the coding sequence ATGCCTACTTCCAAAAGAAAGAAAGTTACCTGGATTATCGCCGGAGTGCTATTACTGATGATAGCCGTCCGGATAGCCCTTCCATACATTGTTCTGCACTATGCCAATAAGAGCCTGGCAGAGATGAAAGGATATTATGGTCATATACAAGATGTTGACCTTGCGGTGCTCCGGGGTGCTTACCGGGTGGACAGCATTTATCTCAATAAGGCCGATACGGTTTCAGGCAAGCAGACACCCTTTTTCGCCGCTTCCGTTATTGATCTCTCGATTGAATGGAAGGCACTTTTAAAGGGCTCTATTGCCGGTAATGTGAGGGTTGAAAAGCCGCTCCTGGTCTTCACAAAGGACAAGGTGGAGCCCAAACAGATCGCCAGGGACTCGGCTGATTTTAAAAAAATACTGAACGATTTCATGCCGCTCAGCATCAACCGCTGTGAAATCCGCAACGGCACTGTTCGCTATAAAGACCCGAGTACTGCGCCAAAAGTGGACATACACATGGACAGCTTGCACTTGCTGGCTCAAAACCTGCGAAACAGCTACGATTCCTCCGCCCTGCTGCCGGCCAGTGTGGATGCCTCTGCCCGGATCTATGAAGGAACCCTGACGATGAACGCAAAACTGAACCCACTGGCCGACCAGCCGACCTTTGACATGAGTGCCGAGCTTAAAAATACAAACCTGGTCAAGCTGAATGAATTTTTTCAGGCCTATGCAAAAATTGACGTTAATAAAGGCCGTTTCGGGCTTTATACCGAAGTAGCAGCTAAGAATAACAGGTTTGCCGGGTATGTCAAACCATTGATTAAAGACCTGGATGTCCTTGGCAAGGAGGACCGGAAAGACAATGTTTTCAGAAAGCTCTGGGAAGCTGCCGCAGGTGGCGTAGGCCAGTTGCTCCGGAATCAGCCCAAGGATCAGGTGGCTACCAAAATCCCTTTCGAGGGGAAGCTTGATGACCCGGAAACCAATATTTGGTATGCTTTGAGCCATATCCTTCAAAATGCATTCATCCATGCCATCCAACCTTCCATCGACAGCGAGATCAGCATCGCTTCTGTCGACGATCCAAAAAAGGAGAAGAAAACATTTTTACAGAAAATATTTTCCGGGGATAAAAAGGAGAAGAAAGAGAAAAAAGAAAAAAAGTAA
- a CDS encoding SusC/RagA family TonB-linked outer membrane protein has product MRYSYTLFQIALLLIFCVKFASAQDRQISGIVQTATGEVLPGATVLVAGTTAATITDAEGKFSIAAQNGQTLRISFIGYLASDIPVTDQTTYTVQLAEDAQNLEEFVVIGYQSVRRSDLTGATGIIDAQNTNKRIARSVPEALQGMTPGVAVRNGGAPGQEAVVNIRGLSTLFGNASPLYVIDGMLADANTTVNPNDVETIQVLKDASAAAIYGSRAANGVIIITTKKGKEGALKVDASLRLGVSSLPKRWDMMNAQEFVATNTRAYQAVGYALQPAVASYNGAVNTNWADELLQTGSIQDYNVSLSGGGKDSKYLISGSYFADEGVLKARNFQRGSMRINTEATRNKFTFGENLMISSTQRNAPFQGGFAEGNAWYDIWTSLPIIPVQSADLVSNSNPGGWGYGSFNARSFSRNQLAINDITKTSYNFFKVLGNAFVDYKILKGVSYRFNAGLETSFDKTNNLRKEGLWYWNQSPEFSSVGETRAQFLSYLFEHTLNFNFTFNKHNLNGVVGYTQQTIQNDDVGGRRLQLGFFGGEYFTTINAASGGMTATGTRSQTLINSALGRLNYNFAEKYYLTFTFRADKDSRFSPAHRTGYFPSAAASWKISNEDFFKSDIITELKLRGSYGILGSANLSNYQFTGFLNQAPRAVFGSGQTEFPGATQARLVYEDIKWEQKATTNIGADLVLFNNKLAVTIDAFRSVAKDVLLSLPLPLYIGNLQGDPLVNIGSIENKGVELDFSYRQTSGPFTWSVAPNFSIIRNKVLELGNLGVDEETGEPRNYIQSGNTRSQVGRSIGEYYLIKTDGLFQNDEEIQAHKAQAAYAKPGDVRYVNRVDQGTNDDINDRDRTFAGSPWPKFTSGLILNGTWSGLSLNVQFYGAFGQKIYNDVRRDLDGMGYSNYRRGINPWAPGNTDTDFPRLGVSYSTGATGDPASADRGIVSNVRGNTDRWLENGSYLRLRNIELSYSIPERVTGKLSLSNARVYVSAQNLATFTKYTGLDPDVVGANFNLEPGVDLGGYPSSRILSFGLNLGF; this is encoded by the coding sequence ATGCGCTATTCTTATACGCTATTTCAAATTGCGCTTCTTCTTATTTTCTGTGTGAAATTTGCGTCTGCCCAGGACAGGCAAATTAGCGGCATTGTGCAGACAGCCACCGGTGAGGTGCTGCCAGGCGCAACAGTGCTCGTCGCCGGCACAACCGCCGCGACTATCACGGATGCCGAAGGAAAATTTTCAATTGCCGCACAAAACGGGCAAACACTTCGGATCTCATTTATTGGCTATCTGGCATCGGACATTCCCGTAACGGATCAAACCACGTATACCGTCCAGTTAGCCGAAGATGCGCAGAACCTGGAAGAATTTGTTGTGATCGGCTATCAGTCCGTTCGGCGCTCGGATCTCACAGGTGCAACCGGCATCATTGATGCGCAGAATACAAACAAACGTATTGCCCGCTCCGTACCCGAAGCATTGCAGGGAATGACGCCCGGTGTTGCGGTACGGAACGGCGGCGCGCCAGGCCAGGAGGCCGTCGTGAATATACGCGGCCTGAGTACGCTGTTCGGGAATGCAAGCCCCTTGTACGTGATCGATGGCATGTTGGCCGACGCAAATACTACCGTGAACCCCAATGACGTGGAGACTATCCAGGTATTGAAAGATGCCTCCGCTGCTGCCATTTATGGTTCCCGGGCGGCGAACGGAGTAATCATCATTACCACTAAGAAAGGGAAAGAAGGAGCGCTGAAAGTGGATGCTTCCCTTCGCCTGGGGGTTTCATCACTTCCCAAACGCTGGGATATGATGAATGCACAGGAGTTTGTTGCTACAAATACCCGCGCCTATCAGGCGGTAGGTTATGCATTGCAGCCCGCAGTGGCCAGTTATAACGGCGCCGTGAATACAAACTGGGCTGACGAACTGTTGCAAACGGGTAGCATTCAGGATTATAACGTGAGCCTTTCGGGCGGCGGTAAAGACAGCAAATACCTGATCTCCGGATCGTATTTTGCTGACGAAGGAGTGCTCAAAGCCCGTAACTTTCAGCGTGGCTCGATGCGCATTAACACAGAGGCTACCCGCAACAAATTCACATTTGGCGAAAACCTGATGATTTCCAGCACCCAGCGAAATGCACCATTCCAGGGTGGGTTTGCCGAAGGGAATGCCTGGTATGATATCTGGACCAGCCTCCCCATCATTCCTGTTCAGAGTGCAGACCTGGTGAGTAACTCAAATCCCGGCGGATGGGGTTACGGGTCGTTCAATGCGAGGTCGTTTTCTCGTAACCAGCTGGCGATCAATGATATTACAAAGACATCTTACAACTTCTTTAAAGTGCTGGGCAATGCGTTTGTCGACTACAAAATCTTGAAAGGGGTAAGTTATCGCTTCAACGCAGGGCTGGAAACGAGTTTTGATAAAACCAATAACCTGCGAAAGGAAGGGCTCTGGTATTGGAATCAGTCACCCGAATTCAGCAGCGTTGGGGAAACACGGGCACAGTTCCTGAGTTATCTTTTTGAGCATACGCTTAACTTCAATTTTACTTTTAACAAACACAATTTAAACGGTGTTGTAGGTTACACGCAGCAAACGATCCAAAACGATGATGTGGGCGGACGAAGGTTACAGCTTGGTTTTTTCGGGGGCGAATATTTCACGACCATCAACGCTGCGAGCGGCGGAATGACCGCGACCGGAACGCGCTCGCAAACGCTCATTAACTCCGCACTGGGAAGGCTGAACTATAATTTTGCTGAAAAATACTATCTCACCTTTACTTTCCGCGCTGATAAGGACTCCCGATTTTCACCTGCACACCGCACCGGTTATTTCCCTTCCGCGGCTGCTTCGTGGAAAATCAGTAATGAGGATTTTTTTAAATCGGACATTATTACCGAGCTGAAACTGAGAGGGTCCTATGGTATTTTGGGTTCCGCAAACCTGAGCAACTATCAGTTCACCGGCTTCCTGAACCAGGCACCGAGGGCTGTGTTCGGATCGGGGCAAACGGAATTTCCTGGGGCAACACAGGCCAGGCTCGTGTATGAGGATATTAAATGGGAACAAAAAGCCACGACCAACATTGGTGCAGACCTGGTACTTTTTAATAACAAATTAGCCGTTACGATTGATGCATTTCGGTCGGTTGCAAAAGATGTGTTGCTATCCCTGCCGCTGCCGCTGTACATTGGAAACTTGCAGGGCGATCCCTTAGTGAACATTGGTTCTATTGAAAATAAAGGGGTTGAGCTTGATTTCAGTTACCGGCAGACTTCGGGGCCATTCACGTGGAGCGTTGCGCCCAATTTCAGCATCATCCGGAATAAAGTGCTCGAACTTGGAAACCTGGGTGTGGACGAGGAGACTGGGGAGCCGCGTAACTACATTCAGTCAGGAAATACGCGCTCGCAGGTTGGCCGCTCCATTGGTGAATATTACCTGATAAAAACCGACGGGCTTTTCCAGAACGACGAAGAAATACAGGCGCATAAAGCCCAGGCTGCCTATGCGAAACCAGGCGATGTCCGCTACGTGAACCGCGTCGATCAGGGCACGAATGATGATATCAACGACCGCGACCGCACATTTGCAGGCAGTCCGTGGCCCAAATTTACTTCGGGTCTTATCCTGAATGGGACCTGGTCCGGGTTGTCGCTGAATGTTCAGTTCTACGGCGCATTTGGCCAAAAAATATACAATGACGTCAGGAGGGATCTGGACGGAATGGGATACTCGAACTATCGCCGGGGCATTAATCCCTGGGCGCCGGGAAACACCGACACCGATTTTCCACGCCTCGGTGTTTCTTATTCCACCGGTGCTACGGGTGACCCCGCCAGTGCGGACCGCGGTATTGTTTCCAATGTAAGGGGAAACACCGATCGTTGGCTGGAAAATGGATCTTATTTAAGGTTGAGGAACATCGAACTATCCTATTCGATCCCTGAGCGTGTCACCGGGAAACTGTCTTTGAGCAATGCCAGGGTTTATGTGAGTGCTCAAAATCTGGCGACTTTCACGAAATACACAGGGCTTGATCCCGATGTGGTTGGCGCGAATTTCAACCTGGAACCTGGGGTGGACCTGGGAGGATACCCATCATCACGCATCTTATCATTCGGCCTCAACCTCGGTTTCTGA
- a CDS encoding glycoside hydrolase family 43 protein has translation MSLKAWYRPVIIWCASLVFVAASCKKEAQAPKPGEQQTTTFTNPLLNAAPDPWVVQKDSTYYYLHTLGNRIQIWKTSRMSRLKDVTPVTVFSAPATGGNSRDIWAPELFFLNNKWYIYYTASDGNDRAHRMWVLENTNADPTQGSWTDKGALVTQPADLWSIDGTVFQQDTTLYLIWSGRPFAGGPTDLTQNLYISRMSSPFRLAGQTVKISSPGYDWEKRGFAVNEGPEILRNPAGRVHLVYSGSYCGDDRYSLGLMKLNEGSDPLNSANWTKSPNPVFTGLASANAFGVGHNGFFKSRDGKEDWVIYHANSAAGEGCDDSRNVRMQKFSWTSDGLPSFGEPVATGRSVDVPSGE, from the coding sequence ATGAGTTTGAAAGCCTGGTACAGACCCGTTATTATCTGGTGCGCTTCACTTGTCTTCGTCGCCGCGTCCTGTAAAAAGGAGGCGCAGGCACCGAAACCAGGTGAGCAGCAGACCACCACATTCACGAATCCTCTGCTGAATGCCGCGCCGGATCCCTGGGTGGTTCAGAAAGATTCAACTTATTACTATCTGCATACGCTTGGCAATCGCATCCAGATCTGGAAGACAAGCCGGATGAGCCGGCTAAAAGATGTAACGCCTGTGACCGTTTTCTCTGCACCAGCCACCGGAGGTAATTCCAGGGATATCTGGGCACCAGAGTTATTCTTCCTCAATAACAAATGGTATATCTATTATACCGCCTCAGATGGGAACGACCGGGCACACCGGATGTGGGTTTTGGAAAATACAAATGCTGATCCAACCCAGGGCTCCTGGACAGACAAAGGTGCGCTTGTAACCCAGCCTGCTGACTTGTGGTCGATTGACGGGACTGTTTTTCAACAAGATACAACACTGTATCTGATATGGTCGGGCAGGCCTTTTGCGGGAGGTCCAACTGATTTAACCCAAAATTTATACATCTCCCGGATGAGCAGTCCTTTCAGGCTCGCGGGACAGACGGTAAAAATCTCCTCCCCCGGATACGATTGGGAAAAGCGTGGTTTTGCAGTAAACGAAGGACCTGAAATCCTTCGTAATCCGGCCGGCCGGGTGCATTTGGTGTATTCGGGCAGTTATTGCGGCGATGACCGCTATTCGCTTGGGTTAATGAAATTAAATGAAGGGAGCGACCCGCTGAATTCCGCTAACTGGACCAAGTCCCCGAATCCGGTCTTCACAGGTCTGGCTTCGGCAAATGCATTCGGTGTAGGGCACAACGGGTTTTTCAAATCACGCGACGGAAAAGAGGATTGGGTTATTTATCATGCCAATTCAGCCGCAGGTGAAGGCTGCGACGATTCCCGAAATGTAAGAATGCAAAAATTCAGCTGGACTTCCGACGGCCTCCCCAGTTTTGGAGAGCCGGTAGCCACCGGGCGGTCGGTCGATGTGCCTTCGGGTGAATAA
- a CDS encoding ABC transporter permease yields MYIATPLHVHTFYVNAGATALQLINFYMHFRFITLVARQEWASIFRSKVPLALFTVLFVVALLATFTGWQYVSKFNHQQKAAHQEVHDQWMSQPNRHPHRVAHYGYMVFREKSPLSFFDFGLDSYVGNSVFLEAHRQNTVNMSEAGFSNGMLRFGELSMAMVLQLLVPLFIIFIGFQTVASLKLNGVLKLLLCQSASYLDILIGKITGLTAVVWALFLPLLLVSLLAGNLLITGDMSAEALLRVLLLTILYAIYFLIITMLVVIVSAISKSAKNALMVLVLVWMLFFIVIPKSAQTLGSSLHRAPDKIAFEQAIEEDVSKQGDSHNPDDPHFASLKANTLKKYNVDSISQLPVNYGALVMQEGENISSGIFNKHFDRLVDIYKAQNSVSSILGFADPYLAIRNISMNLSGTDFDSFTAFQKQTEKYRFEKTKKLNEIHLTQIKYQNDSKQKVSAKNWQQQPDFSFQPLAFSENLAAGTLGMAALILWVFASLGVLIFVSSKRAYQI; encoded by the coding sequence ATGTATATTGCAACCCCGTTGCATGTGCATACTTTTTATGTAAATGCTGGTGCAACTGCTTTGCAATTGATCAATTTTTATATGCATTTCCGCTTTATCACCCTTGTCGCCCGTCAGGAATGGGCATCCATCTTTCGAAGTAAGGTTCCGTTGGCGCTGTTTACTGTGTTGTTCGTCGTTGCGTTACTGGCGACGTTTACCGGCTGGCAATACGTCAGTAAATTCAATCATCAGCAAAAAGCGGCACATCAGGAGGTGCATGACCAATGGATGAGCCAGCCCAACCGGCACCCGCACCGCGTTGCCCACTATGGCTACATGGTTTTCCGGGAAAAATCCCCGCTCAGCTTCTTTGATTTCGGCCTTGACAGCTATGTAGGCAATTCTGTTTTTCTGGAAGCGCACAGGCAAAACACGGTTAATATGAGTGAAGCGGGTTTTTCTAATGGGATGCTTCGTTTCGGCGAACTGAGCATGGCCATGGTATTACAGCTGCTCGTTCCCTTGTTCATCATTTTCATCGGCTTTCAAACCGTTGCCAGTCTCAAACTAAATGGTGTACTTAAATTACTCTTATGCCAAAGCGCATCGTACCTGGACATTCTTATCGGCAAAATAACCGGGCTGACGGCCGTTGTCTGGGCTTTGTTTTTGCCGTTGCTGCTAGTAAGCCTGCTAGCGGGCAACCTGCTCATTACCGGGGATATGAGTGCCGAGGCCTTGCTACGCGTGCTGCTGCTTACCATTTTATATGCCATTTACTTCCTGATCATTACCATGCTGGTTGTGATCGTTTCTGCTATAAGCAAATCTGCAAAAAACGCGCTGATGGTCCTTGTCCTGGTCTGGATGCTGTTTTTTATTGTCATTCCCAAAAGTGCCCAGACGCTCGGCAGCAGCCTGCACCGGGCACCGGATAAGATCGCTTTCGAGCAGGCCATTGAAGAAGATGTGAGCAAGCAGGGCGATAGTCATAATCCAGATGACCCGCATTTCGCAAGCTTGAAGGCAAACACCCTGAAAAAATATAATGTGGATTCGATCTCACAGCTTCCAGTCAATTATGGCGCATTGGTAATGCAGGAAGGGGAAAACATTTCGTCGGGCATCTTCAACAAACATTTTGATCGACTGGTCGACATATATAAGGCCCAAAATAGTGTATCCTCCATTTTGGGTTTTGCAGATCCGTATCTGGCGATCCGCAATATTTCCATGAACCTCTCAGGAACCGACTTTGACAGCTTCACAGCATTTCAAAAACAGACCGAAAAGTACCGCTTTGAAAAAACTAAAAAGCTCAATGAGATCCATTTGACTCAGATCAAATATCAAAACGACAGCAAACAGAAGGTCAGCGCTAAAAACTGGCAACAGCAACCCGATTTCAGCTTCCAGCCTTTGGCATTCAGTGAAAACCTCGCGGCCGGAACGCTTGGTATGGCTGCATTAATCCTGTGGGTTTTTGCCAGCCTGGGCGTATTAATCTTTGTTTCTTCCAAACGCGCGTATCAAATATGA
- a CDS encoding RagB/SusD family nutrient uptake outer membrane protein: protein MKKIFLLASFILLVTTACDRDFDQPNPNNPTIASFWKSEADAVKGINAVYSTFHRTATLYSRFLFYHGMLRSDEGYGSGGDITLNNVMSFNQTNYNEGLTAGTWQNLFIGVFRANQVLAYVPGIEMNDGLKNRIIGEAKFLRGLFYFNLTLYFGRPPIILAPSSPTDRPSNASNAEAWAQVEKDLMEAAATLPLSYTGDDLGRATRGAAMGLLGKAYLQQGKNQEAVNALAWFVTGQGKGLYRLTPNYQDNFKASTENNSESVFEIQFRFNPNESTDDDVDETKINNTGTSIAQFYAPRGVGFSDGGARRWLIGEFKQENTAQGARDPRLAATLLFDSTDVRGPRFTMVYGQTFATRYGASTGESSAVWFRKQLNDNEPGRTEEGFRSPNNYRLLRYADILLMYAEALNGANQTAQALQYVDMVRARAGLRPLSRAGGWNQAQLLGQIKHERITELTGEGWRFADLQRWGDLGPELAVRDPEFTNFRKGRNEWYPIPQSDIDLNPNLTQNPGY from the coding sequence ATGAAAAAGATATTTTTGCTTGCTTCATTTATTTTGCTGGTTACCACCGCCTGCGACCGCGATTTTGATCAGCCCAATCCTAATAATCCGACAATTGCCTCTTTCTGGAAAAGTGAGGCGGATGCGGTGAAAGGGATCAATGCTGTTTACAGTACTTTTCACCGGACGGCCACGCTGTATTCCAGGTTCCTTTTTTACCACGGAATGCTCCGTTCGGATGAAGGCTATGGCTCCGGCGGTGACATTACGCTGAATAATGTTATGAGCTTCAATCAGACTAACTACAATGAAGGTCTTACTGCCGGAACCTGGCAGAATTTGTTCATCGGGGTATTCAGGGCAAATCAGGTACTCGCTTACGTGCCCGGCATCGAGATGAACGATGGCTTGAAAAACCGCATAATCGGCGAGGCGAAGTTTCTGCGCGGACTGTTTTATTTTAATCTTACTTTATATTTCGGAAGGCCACCGATTATTCTTGCACCGTCAAGCCCAACGGACCGGCCTTCCAATGCGAGCAATGCAGAAGCCTGGGCGCAAGTGGAAAAAGACCTGATGGAAGCAGCAGCTACCCTGCCGCTGAGCTATACAGGCGATGACCTCGGTCGCGCCACACGCGGTGCGGCGATGGGTTTACTGGGAAAGGCTTATTTACAGCAGGGCAAAAATCAGGAAGCAGTGAATGCACTGGCCTGGTTTGTTACCGGTCAAGGAAAAGGATTATACCGTCTGACGCCCAATTATCAGGACAATTTTAAGGCTTCAACCGAAAATAACAGCGAGTCCGTTTTTGAAATACAATTCCGGTTCAATCCCAATGAGAGTACGGATGACGATGTGGACGAAACCAAAATTAATAATACGGGAACTTCTATTGCGCAATTCTATGCGCCGCGGGGCGTAGGTTTTTCTGACGGCGGGGCACGTCGCTGGCTTATCGGTGAATTTAAACAAGAGAATACAGCACAAGGCGCACGGGATCCGCGGCTGGCAGCAACATTGCTGTTTGACTCCACTGACGTGCGCGGCCCGCGGTTCACAATGGTTTACGGGCAGACATTTGCCACCCGCTACGGGGCAAGTACCGGCGAAAGCAGTGCTGTTTGGTTTCGCAAACAGCTGAATGACAACGAGCCGGGAAGAACGGAAGAAGGCTTCCGATCGCCCAATAATTATCGGTTGCTGCGGTATGCGGATATTTTATTAATGTACGCAGAGGCATTAAATGGAGCGAACCAGACCGCACAGGCTTTGCAGTACGTGGATATGGTGCGCGCACGGGCGGGGCTGAGGCCGCTAAGCCGGGCTGGCGGATGGAACCAGGCGCAGCTTCTTGGCCAGATCAAGCACGAGCGCATTACGGAGCTCACAGGAGAAGGCTGGCGTTTTGCAGATTTACAGCGTTGGGGCGACCTCGGGCCCGAACTGGCGGTGCGCGATCCGGAGTTTACCAATTTCAGAAAAGGCAGAAATGAATGGTACCCGATCCCGCAATCGGACATTGACCTTAATCCAAACCTGACCCAGAATCCTGGGTATTGA